Proteins encoded in a region of the Megalops cyprinoides isolate fMegCyp1 chromosome 3, fMegCyp1.pri, whole genome shotgun sequence genome:
- the hmgb1a gene encoding high mobility group protein B1a codes for MGKDPAKPRGKMSSYAYFVQTCREEHKKKHPEASVNFSEFSKKCSERWKTMSAKEKGKFEDLAKLDKVRYEREMKNYIPPKGEKKKRFKDPNAPKRPPSAFFIFCADFRPKVKGETPGLSIGDVAKKLGEMWNGTSAEDKQPYEKKAAKLKEKYEKDIAAYRAKGKIDSGPKKAVAKVEKAKKKKEEDDDDDDDEDDDEDDDEEEEEDEDDE; via the exons ATGGGTAAAGATCCAGCGAAGCCAAGAGGCAAAATGTCCTCATATGCCTACTTCGTGCAGACTTGCCGGGAGGAGCATAAGAAGAAACACCCCGAGGCTTCGGTCAACTTCTCCGAGTTCTCCAAGAAGTGTTCTGAGCGATGGAAG ACCATGTCTGCCAAAGAAAAGGGCAAATTTGAAGATTTGGCAAAACTGGACAAGGTTCGTTATGAGAGGGAGATGAAAAACTATATCCCACCCAAGGGTGAGAAGAAGAAGCGGTTTAAGGACCCCAATGCTCCCAAAAGACCCCC ATCGGCGTTCTTCATCTTCTGTGCTGACTTCCGCCCGAAGGTCAAAGGAGAAACACCTGGGCTGTCCATTGGGGATGTCGCCAAAAAACTGGGGGAGATGTGGAATGGCACTTCTGCTGAAGACAAACAGCCATATGAGAAAAAGGCTGCCAAGCTGAAGGAGAAGTATGAAAAG GACATCGCTGCATACCGTGCAAAGGGCAAAATTGATTCTGGCCCCAAGAAGGCCGTTGCTAAGGTGGAGAAggccaagaagaagaaggaagaggatgatgatgatgacgacgatgaagatgatgatgaggatgatgatgaggaggaggaggaggatgaggatgatgaaTAA